The DNA segment GAGCGAGCCGGATGCCGGCGCGCCGGCCAGCCCGGCGCCGATGCCGAACCAGCTGGTGTCGCACCCGGCGTTCCGGACGGGGGTGATCTACATCGAGCCGGAGCTGCGCGACGAGGTGGAGGCGTACTGGAAGGCGTACGCGGCGTGGGAGAGGACGAAGCACGGGCCGCCGCCGCGGGAGCCGCGCGTGAACGTGCGGGTGGACCACGAGGAGAAGCCGAGCACGGCGGCGCGGCTGCGCGAGGCGATGGCGCCGCGCAAGGGAGCGGCGAAGCGGGGCGGAGGGAAGAGCGGCGCTGGGGAGAGCGCCGGGGAGAAGAGCGGCGGGGGGAGCCCGTGGGCGGCGGATGCGGCGGCAGCGGCGGCGGTGATCGACAAGAGCGCGCTGCCGTCGGCGCACCGGCCGAGGAGCGAGGCGGCGGAGGAGAAGGACGGCGGCGAGACCGACGCCAGGCCGGGGAAGGCGCGGCGCGCCGGGACGGTGGCGGCGATGCTGGCGCTGGCGGCGGGGATCGGTGCCGCGGCGATGTGCGGGGCGAAGGAGCGGGCGCCGGCGGGGAGCGCGGCCGTGGCGAGCGCGGCGGCGCGGAGCGGCGCAGTAAGCAATGCGGCCGTGGCGCACGGCGCAGCGAGCGATGCGGCGGCGAGCAGCGCGCCTACGGAGAGCGCACCGCCAACTGTCGCGGAGAGCGCGCCCGAGAGAGCGCAGGCCGAGGCGTCCGCCGAACGCGCTGCGCCTGCCGTGGTTTCCGATCGCGATGAAGCCGTGCGCACCGCGCGCCGGCGGCCCGCTCCCGAGACGCACTCACCGGCGCCGAGGACGCCCGAAGCGCAGGCGCCGACCGCGCAGCCTTCGCTCAAGCACTCCGAGGGCGCCACCACGGGGCAGAGGGGGCCCTCGATGCCTGCGTCATCGCAACCGCCCATGTCACCGCCGGCCGCGCCGTCGCAACCGCCATCCTACGTCGAAGGAATCCCGGAGTTCTGACCATGAAGAAGCCTGTATTGCTGTGCTCGCTCGGCCTGGCGATCGCGCTGCTCGCACCCGCCAGCAGCGCCCAATCCGGCGCCGAGGCGCGAAGCGCGACGGAGACGGAGGCGCTGACGGACAAGGCGCGGCAGCTGTATGACGAGGGGTTCGCGGCCCTCAACCGATCGCGATGGGCCGAGGCACACGCGGCGTTCCTGGCGGCATGGCGCATCAAGCAGCACTACCAGATCGCGTCGAACCTCGGCGTGGCCGAGCTGCGGCTCGGCAAGCACCGCGACGCCGCGGAGCACCTGTCGTGGTACCTGCGCGAGGCGCCCGAGGAGAGGACGGCTCAGCGGCAGCGCGCCGAGATATTGTTGAAGGAAGCGCTGGCGAAGGTCGCGGCGATCACGATCACCACGGAGCCGGAAGGCGCGGAGGTGAAGGTCGACGGGGCCGCGGTCGGGCGGACGCCGCTCGCGCTGCCGGTGTTCCTGGAGCCAGGACGGCACGTGATCGGCGCGGAGCTCGACGGGTACAAGCCGGGGCAGGAGCAGATCGAGCCGGCGGCGGGCCACGCGGGCGGGATCACGCTGCACCTGGCCCGAAGGGATGCGGAGGCGCCCGCCGCAGCGGGCGCGCCGGCAGCGGCGGGGCCGCGGGCGGCGAGCGACGCGCCTCCAGCGAAGCGGCCGGAGACCACCGCAGCGCCGCCGGCAGCGCGGAGCTGGGTGCCGGCGATCGCGCTGGGAGCGGCGAGCGTGGTCGGGCTCGGCGTAGCGGTGGGATTCACGGTGGCGTCGAACGATGCGAGCGCGGAGAAGGACGAGCGGAAGAAGGGCATTTTGCGAGAGGGTGGGCAGTGCGTTGAGCCCTCGGCGGCGTTCGTCGAGCGATGCAAGGCGTTGCGCAGCACGGGATCGCGTGCCGACACGTTCGGCAATGGGGCGCGCGTTGCGTTCATCGCCTCAGGCGCGCTCGCCGCCGCTGCGGCGACGTATCTGCTGTGGCCGCGCGCCGATGCGCTCGTATCGGGAACCGTGCTGCCGGAAGTGCGCGCGGACGGCGCGAGGATCACCGTGTTCGGTGCGTTTTGATGCGCTGCGAGAGGATGCCATGAGGATGCGGAGAAGGCACCGGTGCTTGGTCGGCGTGGTTCTTGTCATCTTGAGCAGCGGGTGCGCGTCGTTCTGGAGCGACATCGCCGGAGACTGCGAGGAGATGCTCACGTGCGAGCACTTCCGCCCGACGGCCAGCAGCGGTAGCGGGCCACACGCAGGGTGCGTGCCGAGCGAGAGCGCGGACGCCGTGAGCGATGCGTGCGGCGTGTTCGTCGCGGCGAGCGGGAACGACGGGAGCGCGGGGACCAAGGCGGAGCCTGTCAAGACGCTGACCGAGGCGATCGCGCGAGCGGCGGACCAGAGGACGGCCGTGTACGCATGCGCCGAGGCGTTCGCCGAGGTGGTCGAGGTGCCCGCGAGCGCGACGCTCTTCGGCGGGCTGGACTGCGCGAACGGGTGGCGCTGGATCGGCGAGGAGAAGAAGACGATCGTGGCGCCGGGGGTGGAGGCGATCCCGCTGAAGCTCGTGCGAGGCGAGGGCGCGATGCGGATCGAAGACTTCTCGGTGCGCGCCTCGGATGCGCAGGCGGCAGGGAGCTCGTCGATCGCGGTGCTGGCGGCTGGCGCGACGGTCGAGTTGACGCGGTGCGAGCTGATCGCAGGCAACGGGGCCAACGGCGCGGACGGAGAGGACGCGCCGAGCGAGGCGGCGATGCAGGGGCCGCGAGGAGAGGACGGAGCCAGCGCGTGCAGCGATCTGGATGCGTCGGGCGCACCGGACGAGACGCTCGCGGGAGGAGCTCAGGTCGAGAGCGTATGCGGGGACGGCGCGCTGTCGATAGGCGGTGCGGGCGGCGTCGGCAACGTGAGCAACGGAAGTGATGGCGCGACAAGTCAAGGCACCGCGGAGACCGCACGCGGCGGGCTCGGCGAATCGGTCACGGGCGCCTGGGATTGTGCTGGCGCCGAGCCCAACGGTGGCGGCGACGCCGGAGTGAGCGGTGGCGCTGGCGACGCCGGCGTCGGGGCGAGCGGCAACGGGACGCTGAGCGCCTCCGGCTATGCGGGCGTGAGCGGTGGCGCGGGTGGCGCAGGCAAGCCCGGACAGGGCGGTGGCGGAGGTGGCGGCGCGAAGGGCGGGGCCATCTGTCCAGGCGCCGCGACTGGAGCCGGAGCGAGCGGCGGAAGCGGCGGCGCCGGCGGCTGCGGCGGGCTTCCTGGACGAGGCGGCGGAGCCGGCGGCGCGAGCATCCCGCTGGTGAGCGTGGAGGGAAAGGTGACGCTGACGGATTGCTCGCTGAAGGCGGGCAGCGGAGGCAAGGGAGGCGCGGGCGGCGATCTGCAGCCGGGTGGATCCGGCGGCGTGGGTGGACTCGGCGGCATGGGCGTTGGCGGCTCGAACCCCGCATGCGATGGCGGCAGGGGAGGCAAAGGCGGCAACGGCGGCCCTGGCGGCGGAGGTCTCGGAGGACCGTCGCTTGCGATCGCGTTCCGCGGTGAGCCGGTGAAGCAGGAAGGCAAGACGGTGCTGATGGCCGGTACGCCGGGGGCGGGTGGGCCTGGCGGGAGCAACAACGTGGCGAGCAACGGCGGAGCTGACGGCGTGACGGCTGCGGAGCGAGAGCTTCCGTGAGCGCTCTGGTGCGGGCATGCCGAGCGCCGTGAAGCGCGACGCCGACATCGCGGCGTGACGTGGTGTGAGGTGAGGTGGAGACGCGGGCGCAGATCGCGCGCGCACAGGTGAGGTGTGCCGTGCGGCAGCGTGCGGCGTGTCGAGGGCAAGGCGTGGGACGAGGGCAGCGATGGGAACGATGAGCAGCAAGACGGACAGCAAGGGTTCCCTTCCCGTCCTGCGCCAACTGCGGGATGCGGGAGGGGCCGGTGGTGCGGAGGCGCGAAGCGCCGAGCGCCGACAGGGGCACGTGATGACGGCCGGCGGCTGTTCGTCCTGGGGGAGAGATACGATGCAGCACAGGTTGTGGACCTCTGCGATGTTGATCGTGGCGGGCGTAACGCTCGGAGCTCACGTTGGGGGCTGCTTCTTCGCTGCGCCAGACTGCATGCTCGGGATGTGCCTGGATGCGCTGCCATCCGGCGAGGGAGGTGGCGGCGGCAGCAACGCCGCGTGCGAGGCGGATCCGACGGAGGATGCGAGCACGTTGACGGAGGAGTGCGCGGTGTTCGCGAGCGCGAGCGCGATGCCGGGCGGCGACGGCACCAAGGCGAAGCCGTACGCGTCGCTCGCGGAGGCGGTGGCGAACGCGAACGGCAAGCGGGTGCTGGCGTGCGCGAGCGGGGCGTTCGCGGAGAGCGTGACGATCGGGGCGGAGGCCGAGGTGATCGGCGGCTTCGACTGCGACGCCGGCTGGACGTGGAGCGCCGAGGCGCGGAGCGTGATCGAGGGGCCCGCGGACAAGATCGCGCTGACGCTGACGGAGGGCGCGCGCGGGGCGAAGGTGCGTAGCTTCGCGGTGCGCGCGGCGAGCGCGACGGAGCCGGGCGGCTCGTCGATCGGCGTGGCGGTAGCCGACGTCGAGGCGGAACTCGCGCAGGTGGACGTGACCGCGGGCGACGGGATGGACGGCGAGAGCGGAACCACGCCGACGGAGGCGCCCGTGGCGGGAGCGAGCGCACCGGTGATGAGCGCGTCGAACGCGTGCAAGGCGCCGAACCAGGTCATCGGCGGGACCGCGGGCGCGACGACGTGCGAGGACGGCGAGACGCGCGGCGGAGACGGTGGGACCGGAGGGATCACGGGGACGGAGGAGGGCAACGGGCAGGCGGGGCGCGATGGAGAGCCGATGCCGGAGCCGAATCCGGAGGAGTACGGGCTCGGGGGGCGCGGGCAAACAGATCCTTCAGGCAACTGCCGAAGCGGTGTGGAGGGCGCGCCGGGTGCGCCTGGCGGTCCCGGGTCGGCCGGCAGCGGCACGGCGCTGACGCTCGCCGGGATCAGCGGCGGAGATGGCGGGCATCACCGGCGGCCGTGGTCAAGGGGGCGGAGGCGGCGGCGGTGCCAAGTCGGGGACGTTCTGCTTGCTCAACACGACCCTCGTCGATGGCGTGGGCGCCAGCGGCGGCGGAGGCGGTGCCGGTGGGTGCGGTGGGAAAGGCGGCGGCGGCGGTAAGGCCGGCGGGTCGAGCGTCGGGATCCTCAGCCTGGGCACGAAGCTGGTGCTGACGGACGTCACCGTGGCGGTCGGAAAGGCGGGAAAGGGCGGGGATGGCGCGGCCGGCAAGGCTGGTGCGGCTGGTGGTGCAGGCGCGGCCGGTGGGGAAGGCTCCGGACAAGGCGATTCGAGGCGCGGCTGTCAGGGAGGAAATGGCGGTGACGGCGGCCGTGGGGGCTTCGGCGCGGGCGGTCGAGGCGGCCACGCCGTAGGCATCGCCTATGCGGCGGGGCCGGGCGAAGGGCCCGCGGTACAGTTCACCGCGGGCACGGCGGGCGACGGCGGCGCCGCCGCGCCGGGCGGTCCGCCCGCAAGCGCCGGCGCACCGGGTGGGAGCGGGGTTTGCTGGGATTTCTCGGCGCAAGCGCCGTGTGGAGGATGAGCACGATGAGCGCACCGAACCACATCCGAACCGCTCTGAAGGCCCCGGACGCCTCTCTCGACCGGTGGATGGATCCGGTGTGGTGCGCGACGACGCCGCCGGCGGAGAAGCAGCGGCTCGCGGAGAAGCGTGCCCGACGGGTCATGGAGATCTATGGGGTCGAGGACCCCCGGATGGAGGCGCTGCTCGTGCGGCTCGCGAGCCAGGTGGAGCAGTGGGCCACCGAGGAGCGAGCCACCATGCAGGAGGCGGACGACGAGGCGTGGGTGAGCGCGGTGCCGGACAAGGGCGAGACCGAGCGGCGCAGCTCGCGCCTGGCGCTGCTCGGCGCGGTGCTCTTCGTGCTGGCGGTGGTGTGCGGCGTGGTGCTGGCGGTGCTGCGGCTGCGCTGAGGTAGCGACGTAGCGAAGGCCGCGTGTGGCGCGGCCTTCTCCGATCTGAACGAACGCGCGCCGCTGTCTACGGCGCGCCATGGCTCGGCTCGTCCCGAAGACGAGCGCGCGAGGAGGACGAAGGTGTATCCACAGCTCGCCATCGAGGCGGCAGCGCATTCCGACGTGGGCCGGCGCCGTAGCCACAACGAGGACAGCTTCGCGGCGCTGCCGTGCGTGGGGCTGTTCATGGTGGCCGATGGGCTCGGCGGCAACGCGGCCGGAGAGGTGGCGTCCCGCATGGCGATCGAGGTCGTCAAGAGCTGCTTCGAGGAGGGCGAAGAGCTCGAGGAGACGTGGCCGTACGGCACAGCGACGCCGCACGATCGGGACGAGGTGCGGCTTGTGCTGAGCGTGCGGCGCGCCAACCGCGCGATCTACGAGGCCAGCCAGCAGCAGGAGGTGCGCGGCATGGCGACGACCTTCGCGGGCGTGCTGCTCGGGCGCGGCATGGCGTACATCGCGCACGTGGGCGACTCGCGCGTCTACCGGATGCGCGGGGGCCGACTGGAGCGGCTGACGCGGGATCACACGTTGCTGGAAGAGCTGCTCGGCGACAGCGACGGAGCGCGGGAGGCGGTCGAAGCGCTGAGCGAGCGTGCGAGCGTGGTCACGCGGGCGCTGGGATGCGAGAAGAGCGTGGACATCGAGTCGCGTGTGGAGGCGACGAAGCCGGGCGATCTGTTCCTGGTGTGCTCGGACGGGCTATGGGGCCCTGTGCCCGAGGCGCGGATCGAGGGGGTGTTGGGGAGGCACCGTGACCTGAGCCTCGCCGCGAGCCTGCTTGTCGATATCGCGAACGAGAACGGAGGGCCGGACAACGTGACGTGTGTGCTGGCGCGGCTGGGAGGTGGCTGAGGTGGTTGCGAGGGACGCACCCCTCCCGTCCCGCGCGGAGCGCGGGACATGGGAGGGGCGGGCCGCGCGCAGGCGCGAAGCGCCGAGCACGGACCGGGGGTGGGCATCCATCCTTCGTCGTGGCGCTCCGATCGCCAGCTTCGTGGCCTTGGTGTGCTGCGCAGCGCCGGGCAGGACGCAGCCGGGGGAGGCGGAGACGGTGGCGATGACGGAGCAGGCACGGAAGCTGTTCAAAGAGGGCGTGGCAGCGTTCGAGCAGTCGCGCTGGGCGGAGGCGCGGGCGGCGTTCCTGGCGGCGCTGGCGCTGAACGGCCACTACACGATCCGCGGCAACCTGGCCGCGGCGGAGCTGAAGCTGGGCCGTTATCGAGACGCGACGGAGCACCTGGCGAGGTGCGTGCGGGAGATGGCGGAGGACGCGACGAGCACGGCGGAGGAGCGCGCCCGAGGGGAAGCGGCGTACGCGGAGGCGCGGGCGAAGGTGGGGACGCTGGTGGTGCGCACCAAGGTGGACGGGGCGCGCGTGTTCGTGGACGGCACATTGCGGGGGCTGACGCCGCTGGCGGATCCGCTGTTCGTCGAGCCGGGGGCGCACACGATCTCGGTGGAGCACGAGGACTACGAGACGAAGAAGATGACGGTGCAGCTCGTGGCCGGCGGGCAGATCGAGAATGGGGTAGAGCTTCGGCAGAGATCGGCGGGTGCACCACCGCCGAAGCGGCTGGACACGACCATGGCGCCGCTGGCCCGCGGCGCCGAGGAGCACGCCCGCGATCCAAGGACGGCGCTGCTGATCGGCGGCGCGGCGACGGCGGGGGCGGCGGTGGTGGCGGGGGTGGTGTTCACGGTGCTGGCGAACGCGAACGCCAGCGACGCGGAAGAGCAGCGAAGCCTGCTGCACCAAGAGGGCGGCTTGGATGCGTGTAAGGCTCCCGGAGCACCTCCGCGATGCACGGAGCTGAAGGACGCCGTCGCCGCTCGCTACGACTTCAGCAACGCGGCGTTCTGGAGCTTCGTCGGTGCGGGGACGGTCGGGGTCGGAACACTCGTCTATGGCCTCATCTCGCGCTCCCCGGTGAACGAGCGGCGCGTGCATGTAGCGCCTCTCGTCGGGTCGAACGGCCTCGGGATTGGAGTACGCGGTGGCTTCTGAGCAGGGCGTAGGGGATCGAGGAGAGAGAAGCATGCGTCGGACTGCTCGCGGTGTCTCGGTGCTCATTCTGGGGGTGATGGTTGCGGGCAGCCAGCCGCTGGGATGCTTCCCGTATGTGATGCCGGACGACTGCACGCTCACGCTCGTGTGCGACGTAGGCAGCGGTGAGGGAGGTGGCGGCGGCGGCAACGCTGTGTGCGAGGCGGATCCGACCGAGGACGCGAGCACGGTGACGGAGGAGTGCGCGGTGTTTGCGAGCGCGAGCGCCGAGGCGGGTGGGGATGGGACGAAGGCGAAGCCGTACGCGTCGCTCGGGGAGGCGATCGCGAACGCAAACGGCAAGCGGGTGCTGGCGTGCGCGAGCGGAGCGTTCGCGGAGAGCGTGACGATCGAGGTCGGCGTCGAGGTGATCGGGGGCTTCGACTGCGGCGCGGCGTGGACGTGGAGCGCAGAGGCGCGAAGCGCGATCGAGGCGCCCGCGGACAAGATCGCGCTGGCGCTGACGGAGGGCGCGAGCGGGGCGAAGGTGCGTAGCTTCGCGGTGCGCGCGGCGAGCGCGATGGCGCCGGGCGGGTCGTCGATCGGCGTGGCGGTGGCGGATGTGGAGGCGGAGCTGGCGCACGTGGACGTGACCGCGGGCGACGCGACGGACGGTGCGAAGGGCGAGACGCCGGCGGAGGCGCCGCAGGCAGGCGCGAGCGCGGGGGCGGTGGGGAACGCGTGCGGCCTCGTCCTCGGTGGCGAACCCGGCGTGACCACGTGCGACGACGGCGACACCAGCGGCGGCCGAGGCGGGCGCGGTGGCACCCCGGGGCTGGAGGACGGCAACGGGTTACGCGGGGAGGACGGCGCGCCGTTGCCGGACCCGAACCCAAACAACAAGGGGCTCGGTGGCATCGGTCAAACGGATGCCGTTGAGGAGTGCAGACGTGGCGAGGACGGCAAGAGCGGCGATCCCGGCACGGTCGGCGCCGCCGGCAACGGCACGACGCTGACGCTGACCGGCATCGTCGGCGGTGACGGTGGCAACGGCATATCCGGGAAGCGAGGTCAAGGGGGAGGTGGCGGCGGTGGCGCCAGGGCCGGCCTGTTCTGCGCGGTCGACGCGGGCACCGTGGAGGGCCCCGGCGCCAGCGGCGGAGGCGGCGGCGCCGGCGGGTGCGGAGGTAAAGGAGGAGGCGGAGGCAAGGCGGGCGGGTCGAGCGTCGGGATCCTCAGCCTGGGCACGAAGCTGGTGCTGACCGACGTGACCGTCGCCGTGGGCAAGGCGGGCAAGGGCGGCGATGGAGTGGTCGGCGTACCCGGTGGCACTGGAGGCAGTGGCGGGACGGGCGGTCAGGCTTCCGGCAAGGTGGGCTCAATCCCCGGCTGCGATGGCGGTCGAGGCGGTCGAGGCGGCGATGGTGGCCCCGGCGCCGGCGGTCGAGGCGGCCACGCGGTGGGCATCGCCTATGCGGCGGGTCCGGGCGAAGCGCCGGCGGTGCAGTTCACCCCCGGTACGGCCGGCGACGGCGGCAGCGCCGCGCCCGTCGGTCCGCCGGAGAGCGCCGGGGCGCCGGGTGTGAACGGGGTTTGCTGGGATTTCGGGTCAGGTCGATCGTGTGAAAATTGAAGAGCCCTGGAGGCAATGAGCTTCTCCCGAGAAATCAAGGGCAACATCGCTTCAGGAGGCTGGACGTAGAGAGCGCCCAGGCAGTACTTTCCGGCGTGCTGCGGCAACGCGGGTCGGTGGGCTGCTCGGGGCTAACAACACTGCTGAGAAAGCGTGGGTGTCGGGCGGGTGGGCCGGTGGTCTGCTGAAATCCTCCACTGCTTCGTTAGGCCTATAGTCGGGATATCTATCCAAAGGCCATTGGCAGCAGCTCGGGAGAAGCGGACCCGTTTGGGGCCCGGCGCCTGACGGGGACGAGCGAACGCCGTGCGCGCGTGCGCCGGCGTGGCCCACGCGCGCTGAGCGGGAGCCAGCGCCTCGTGCGCTGAGGTGGTCGTGAGGAGGATTGAGCGAGCCGCGATATGCGGCGCGCCATGGCTCGGCTCGTCTTGGCGACGAGCACGCGAGGAGGACGAAGGTGTATCCACAGCTCGCCATCGAGGCGGCGGCGCATTCGGACGTGGGCCGGCGCCGTAGCCACAACGAGGACAGCTTCGCCGCGCTCCCCTGCCTCGGGCTCTTCATGGTGGCCGATGGGCTGGGCGGCAACGCGGCCGGCGAGGTCGCGTCGCGCATGGCCATCGAGGTCGTCAAGAGCTGCTTCGAAGTGGCCGAAGACCTCGAGGAGACCTGGCCCTACGGCACGGGGAGCTCGCACGACCGCGACGAGGTGCGGCTGGTAATGAGCGTCCGCCGCGCCAACCGCGCGATCTACGACGCGAGCCAGCGGCAGGAGCGGACACGCGGCATGGCGACGACCTTCGCGGGCGTGCTGCTCGGAGCGGGGATGGCGTACATCGCGCACGTCGGCGACACGCGCGT comes from the Sorangium aterium genome and includes:
- a CDS encoding PEGA domain-containing protein, whose translation is MKKPVLLCSLGLAIALLAPASSAQSGAEARSATETEALTDKARQLYDEGFAALNRSRWAEAHAAFLAAWRIKQHYQIASNLGVAELRLGKHRDAAEHLSWYLREAPEERTAQRQRAEILLKEALAKVAAITITTEPEGAEVKVDGAAVGRTPLALPVFLEPGRHVIGAELDGYKPGQEQIEPAAGHAGGITLHLARRDAEAPAAAGAPAAAGPRAASDAPPAKRPETTAAPPAARSWVPAIALGAASVVGLGVAVGFTVASNDASAEKDERKKGILREGGQCVEPSAAFVERCKALRSTGSRADTFGNGARVAFIASGALAAAAATYLLWPRADALVSGTVLPEVRADGARITVFGAF
- a CDS encoding PGRS family protein, which encodes MSSGCASFWSDIAGDCEEMLTCEHFRPTASSGSGPHAGCVPSESADAVSDACGVFVAASGNDGSAGTKAEPVKTLTEAIARAADQRTAVYACAEAFAEVVEVPASATLFGGLDCANGWRWIGEEKKTIVAPGVEAIPLKLVRGEGAMRIEDFSVRASDAQAAGSSSIAVLAAGATVELTRCELIAGNGANGADGEDAPSEAAMQGPRGEDGASACSDLDASGAPDETLAGGAQVESVCGDGALSIGGAGGVGNVSNGSDGATSQGTAETARGGLGESVTGAWDCAGAEPNGGGDAGVSGGAGDAGVGASGNGTLSASGYAGVSGGAGGAGKPGQGGGGGGGAKGGAICPGAATGAGASGGSGGAGGCGGLPGRGGGAGGASIPLVSVEGKVTLTDCSLKAGSGGKGGAGGDLQPGGSGGVGGLGGMGVGGSNPACDGGRGGKGGNGGPGGGGLGGPSLAIAFRGEPVKQEGKTVLMAGTPGAGGPGGSNNVASNGGADGVTAAERELP
- a CDS encoding PP2C family protein-serine/threonine phosphatase gives rise to the protein MYPQLAIEAAAHSDVGRRRSHNEDSFAALPCVGLFMVADGLGGNAAGEVASRMAIEVVKSCFEEGEELEETWPYGTATPHDRDEVRLVLSVRRANRAIYEASQQQEVRGMATTFAGVLLGRGMAYIAHVGDSRVYRMRGGRLERLTRDHTLLEELLGDSDGAREAVEALSERASVVTRALGCEKSVDIESRVEATKPGDLFLVCSDGLWGPVPEARIEGVLGRHRDLSLAASLLVDIANENGGPDNVTCVLARLGGG
- a CDS encoding PEGA domain-containing protein produces the protein MTEQARKLFKEGVAAFEQSRWAEARAAFLAALALNGHYTIRGNLAAAELKLGRYRDATEHLARCVREMAEDATSTAEERARGEAAYAEARAKVGTLVVRTKVDGARVFVDGTLRGLTPLADPLFVEPGAHTISVEHEDYETKKMTVQLVAGGQIENGVELRQRSAGAPPPKRLDTTMAPLARGAEEHARDPRTALLIGGAATAGAAVVAGVVFTVLANANASDAEEQRSLLHQEGGLDACKAPGAPPRCTELKDAVAARYDFSNAAFWSFVGAGTVGVGTLVYGLISRSPVNERRVHVAPLVGSNGLGIGVRGGF
- a CDS encoding PP2C family protein-serine/threonine phosphatase, with translation MYPQLAIEAAAHSDVGRRRSHNEDSFAALPCLGLFMVADGLGGNAAGEVASRMAIEVVKSCFEVAEDLEETWPYGTGSSHDRDEVRLVMSVRRANRAIYDASQRQERTRGMATTFAGVLLGAGMAYIAHVGDTRVYRMRGGKLERLTRDHTLLEELLHGGESARAQGTERARGRGDPSSRVRQERGDRVARRADPTGRRLPRLLRRAVGPCARGAD